From a single Thermothielavioides terrestris NRRL 8126 chromosome 1, complete sequence genomic region:
- a CDS encoding rRNA processing protein RRP9, whose product MSSFFTAPGAQKKRKRPSAAETPKKRLATSKSASQSASKPSAKPAAASKKKAVERDESISGSDLESDESGDDVRDIERSEGDSDESDNEGETAAEKRLRLAQRYLEKTRKEVELDEYAFDAEEIDRDLLAERLQEDVAEAKGKDGYLTKWRLQDLPKDQWPQTTRRKPKKPPAPPKRRPERVCSAKANPGKTKDKTYQGHTGAPITVKASQDGKYVVTGGVDRRLVVYNASDLKPIRAFTQHRDAVTGLAFRRGTNQLFSCSKDRTVKLWSLDELAYVETLYGHQDEVLDVDALAQERCVSVGARDRTARYWKVADQTHLIFRGGGEGGSSGGSSSKKHKLPPGVDPASAAHQGSMDRVSMIDDDMFVTGSDNGDLALWSLQRKKPLHTVPRAHGIEPPLKPSEASADEVPDPKIIPAPQPRGITALRTIPYSDVILTGSWDGCIRVWRLSEDKKKIEPVGVLGGSSSTSTMPNGTHVQVGQGQVQNRDIVRGIVNDIAMFERGDRGRDGLCVVAVTGKEMRHGRWKYMKEGRCGAVIFEVPKLDSRKQQQDGGDRVNGRSPETEADD is encoded by the exons ATGTCGTCCTTCTTCACTGCACCTGGAGCTCAAAAGAAGCGGAAACgtccgtcggcggcggaaaCACCAAAAAAACGGCTTGCGACCTCGAAATCAGCGTCCCAATCCGCGAGCAAACCCTCCGCCAAACCGGCTGCCGCCTCGAAAAAGAAGGCTGTTGAGCGGGACGAGTCGATATCAGGCAGCGATCTCGAAAGCGACGAGAGCGGCGATGACGTTCGGGACATTGAGCGCTCCGAGGGGGACTCGGATGAGTCGGACAACGAAGGGGAGaccgcggccgagaagcggcTGAGGCTTGCGCAGCGGTACCTCGAAAAGACACGGAAGGAGGTCGAGCTGGATGAGTATGCATTCGATGCCGAGGAAATTGACCGCGACTTGCTCGCGGAGCGGTTGCAAGAGGATGTGGCCGAAGCGAAGGGCAAG GACGGCTACCTTACCAAGTGGAGGTTGCAAGACCTTCCGAAAGATCAATGGCCACAAACGACGCGGAGGAAACCCAAGAAGCCCCCTGCGCCGCCTAAGCGGCGACCCGAGAGAGTATGCTCTGCCAAAGCCAACCCGGGTAAAACCAAAGACAAAACATACCAAGGCCACACAGGCGCCCCGATAACCGTCAAAGCGTCTCAAGATGGCAAGTACGTCGTgaccggcggcgtcgaccgcCGGCTCGTTGTCTACAACGCCAGTGACCTGAAGCCGATTCGCGCCTTTACCCAACACCGGGACGCCGTAACTGGTCTCGCCTTCCGCCGTGGCACGAACCAACTCTTCTCCTGTTCTAAAGACCGCACGGTCAAACTCTGGTCTCTCGACGAACTTGCCTACGTCGAGACCCTGTACGGCCATCAAGACGAAGTTCTGGATGTCGACGCGCTGGCTCAGGAACGCTGCGTCAGCGTCGGCGCGCGAGACCGCACCGCGCGCTACTGGAAGGTCGCAGACCAGACCCATCTCATtttccgcggcggcggcgaaggaggaagcagcggcggcagcagcagcaagaagCACAAGCTACCTCCTGGCGTCGACCCAGCCTCGGCCGCACACCAAGGCAGCATGGACCGAGTGTCGATGATTGACGACGACATGTTCGTGACCGGAAGCGACAACGGCGATCTCGCGTTATGGAGTCTTCAACGCAAAAAACCGCTGCACACCGTTCCCCGCGCGCACGGAATTGAGCCCCCCCTGAAACCGTCCGAGGCGTCGGCTGACGAGGTCCCCGATCCCAAGATTATccccgcgccgcagccgcggggGATTACCGCGCTGCGGACCATCCCCTATTCTGACGTGATTCTCACCGGCAGTTGGGACGGGTGCATCCGCGTGTGGAGGCTAAGCGAGGATAAGAAAAAGATTGAGCCTGTTGGCGTGCTGGGCGGGTCGtcatcgacgtcgacgatgcCGAACGGCACACACGTCCAGGTCGGGCAAGGCCAAGTGCAGAACCGGGATATCGTGCGCGGCATCGTCAACGACATCGCCATGTTTGAGCGCGGAGATCGCGGCCGTGACGGGCTCTGCGTTGTGGCTGTGACGGGCAAGGAGATGCGCCATGGTCGGTGGAAGTACATGAAGGAAGGGCGGTGTGGCGCCGTCATCTTCGAGGTCCCCAAGCTGGATTCCaggaagcagcagcaggatggTGGGGACCGGGTGAATGGGCGGTCGCCGGAGACGGAGGCCGATGATTAG